AAGAATTTAGCCTGGTGTCCGGTAGTTCCAGGTTGACCTTCTTTCATACCCACACCGAAAATCCATTAATATACCAGAGAGAAGGAAAAGATGAATATTATGTAATCAATGGGAGCGGGAATAATTGTGCGGGAATTGAAGGGTTCTTTGATGTACCGCTGGGGAGGTTTTTCTCCCTGACCACTTCATACCAATATATTTTCATCAACGATATTCCTTCCGGATTTCCGGAGCGGGTAACCAAATTCGCCTTAAACTGGCAGAAAACCAGTCCCCGTTCTGTGCTCAAGGCTTTTGGTCGATTATCTTTTGTGGACAAAAGATACGACCTTTCCGGACATTCTTATCAACCTTTTTTCACCTTCTCCTCGGGACTGGCACTAAAATTTTTAACTTTACATTTCGGTATTCTCTTTGATAATCTGCTTTACACCCAGCCTGAAGACTTTTCGGAGATTAGGCGGGATATCGGTCTGGAAATAAAATGGGAATTTTGGGATTGAGATGTTTATCTTGCGGGTTGATGACCGTTTGATTCATGGCCAGGTGGTAGCAGGGTGGGCAAGGCCGTTAGGTATAGAAGAATTGATCGTCGCTTCTGATACACTCAGCCAGGATGAGTGGACACGCAATGTTTTTCGCCTCGCAATTCCTGAAAGCATCAGTTTCCATTGCTGTAGCATTCAAGATTGTGTTAAATATCTCCAGAATGGATTGGATAAAAAAAGGCGGATGCTGGTGGTGGAGAAGGTAAAAGATGCTTATAATCTCATAAAAAATGGATTAAAAGTAGAGGAGATTTACATCGGTGGTCTGGGATATCGGGAAGGTGCCCGTTCCATTGCACCTTATATCTATCTTACTCCCGAAGACATTGAGTTCATCGTCAAAATCCATGAACTGGGGATTAAGATAATTGGGAAACAATTACCCAATTCCCAGCCGATTGATGTGGTTAAAAAATTAACTGGAGTGTAAATGGTCCGACTCGCTTTTTATATCCATAACCACCAACCGGTGGGTAATTTTGACCATGTCTTTCAACACGCCTACGAGCATTCTTATTTACCATTGATAAAAACCCTGCTGCGATATCCAAATGTTAAATTCGGCATCCATAATTCCGGTCCACTGTGTGACTGGTTATTGAAAAATCATCCAGAATATTTTGATCATCTGAAAATGGCAATAGAAAATGGGCAAGCCGAAATTTTGGCATCGGCATATAGCGAACCAATCCTTTCTTTGATACCTCCGAATGATGTTGTGGAGCAGATAAAATATTTCAAAGATTATCTCTATAAACTACTGGGTGTTGAAGCTACCGGTCTCTGGCTTACGGAACGGGTGTGGGA
The sequence above is drawn from the candidate division WOR-3 bacterium genome and encodes:
- a CDS encoding PTS sugar transporter subunit IIB; amino-acid sequence: MFILRVDDRLIHGQVVAGWARPLGIEELIVASDTLSQDEWTRNVFRLAIPESISFHCCSIQDCVKYLQNGLDKKRRMLVVEKVKDAYNLIKNGLKVEEIYIGGLGYREGARSIAPYIYLTPEDIEFIVKIHELGIKIIGKQLPNSQPIDVVKKLTGV